Proteins from one Prinia subflava isolate CZ2003 ecotype Zambia chromosome 4, Cam_Psub_1.2, whole genome shotgun sequence genomic window:
- the LOC134550487 gene encoding hematopoietic lineage cell-specific protein-like isoform X2, whose protein sequence is MWKAAVGHNVSVKVEAQGDDWDTDPDFVNDISEREQRWGAKTIEGSGRAGHIDIHQLRNKVSEEHEVIKKRELETGPKASYGYGGKFGTEQDRMDKCAVGHEYVADVGKHSSQTDAARGFGGKFGVQRDRADKSALGFEYKGEVEKHSSQKDYSKGFGGRYGVERDKVDKAAVGFDYKSQAEKHDSQKDYSVGFGGKFGVQRDRQDKNAFGWDHQEEVQPHASQRDYAKGFGGRYGVQKDRVDKSAAGFDEMAAPTSSYEKTRPLEAGASSGTSSLRSRFEHMARSAEEGSSRQAEEERGRRQAREHRAPQQQEIPPREKEPTGAAPPAMPARVPGSTAGDQPVSPREQEAKREDEEVPPTLPPRPADLDAELCKVPSQGQPTYSTSLDVGGDYEELPEPSDYCDITSGGADYEELPAPLGNDFGGDGGEDYEVILPQEPRQSQPHPGIVDGTYGGQSPGICAVALYDYQGDGDDEISFDPDDTITHIEMVDEGWWRGQCHGRVGLFPANYVKLLQ, encoded by the exons AtgtggaaagcagctgtgggACACAACGTGTCAGTGAAAGTGGAGGCTCAGGGAGACGACTGGGACACGGACCCTGATTTCGTG AACGACATCTCCGAGCGGGAGCAGCGCTGGGGAGCCAAAACCATCGAGGGCTCCGGCCGCGCCGGGCACATCGA CATCCATCAGCTGAGGAACAAGGTATCAGAGGAACATGAGGTCATCAAGAAGAGGGAGCTGGAGACCGGCCCCAAGGCATCCTATGGCTATGGGGGCAAATTTGGAACAGAGCAAGACCGAATGGATAAG TGCGCAGTGGGACACGAGTACGTTGCAGATGTTGGGAAGCACTCCTCCCAGACTGACGCAGCCCGGGGCTTTGGTGGCAAGTTTGGGGTCCAGCGGGACCGAGCAGACAAG TCAGCACTGGGCTTTGAATACAAGGGTGAGGTGGAGAAACACTCGTCCCAGAAAG ATTACTCCAAGGGCTTTGGTGGCCGTTACGGAGTGGAAAGGGACAAGGTGGACAAAGCAGCTGTGGGATTTGACTACAAGAGCCAGGCAGAGAAGCATGACTCTCAGAAAG actATTCTGTGGGCTTTGGTGGGAAGTTTGGGGTCCAGAGGGATCGTCAGGACAAGAACGCCTTTGGCTGGGACCATCAGGAAGAAGTGCAGCCCCACGCATCCCAAAGAG ACTAtgccaaaggatttggaggtCGTTATGGGGTCCAGAAAGATAGAGTGGATAAG AGTGCTGCTGGCTTTGATGAGATGgcagctcccacctcctcctATGAGAAAACAAGACCCCTGGAGGCAG GAGCTTCCAGTGGCACCAGCAGCCTGCGGTCCCGGTTTGAGCACATGGCCAGGTCggcagaggaggggagcagcaggcaggcagaggaggagcgGGGCAGGCGGCAGGCCCGGGAGCACCGGGCGCCTCAGCAGCAG GAAATCCCTCCGAGAGAGAAGGAGCccactggggcagcccctcCAGCCATGCCAGCAAGGGTACCCGGGAGCACTGCTGGGGACCAGCCCGTGTCACCACGAGAGCag GAAGCCAAAAGGGAGGATGAGGAAGTACCACCCACTTTGCCACCAAGGCCAGCAGATCTGGATGCAGAGCTGTGCAAGGTCcccagccagggccagcccaCCTACAGTACAAGTTTGGATGTTGGTGGGGACTATGAGGAGCTGCCCGAGCCCTCTGACTACTGTGACATTACCAGTGGAGGTGCTGACTatgaggagctgccagccccgctgGGAAATGACTTTGGAGGAGATGGAGGTGAAGACTACGAGGTGATCCTTCCTCAGGAGCCCAGACAGAGCCAGCCCCACCCGG GGATCGTGGATGGTACTTACGGGGGGCAGAGCCCCGGGATCTGTGCAGTGGCTCTCTACGATTACCAAGGAG ATGGAGATGATGAGATTTCTTTTGATCCTGATGACACAATCACGCACATTGAGATGGTGGATGAAGGCTGGTGGCGGGGACAGTGCCACGGCAGAGTCGGCCTCTTCCCAGCAAATTATGTGAAGCTTCTGCAATGA
- the LOC134550487 gene encoding src substrate cortactin-like isoform X3 translates to MWKAAVGHNVSVKVEAQGDDWDTDPDFVNDISEREQRWGAKTIEGSGRAGHIDIHQLRNKVSEEHEVIKKRELETGPKASYGYGGKFGTEQDRMDKCAVGHEYVADVGKHSSQTDAARGFGGKFGVQRDRADKSALGFEYKGEVEKHSSQKDYSKGFGGRYGVERDKVDKAAVGFDYKSQAEKHDSQKDYSVGFGGKFGVQRDRQDKNAFGWDHQEEVQPHASQRDYAKGFGGRYGVQKDRVDKSAAGFDEMAAPTSSYEKTRPLEAGASSGTSSLRSRFEHMARSAEEGSSRQAEEERGRRQAREHRAPQQQEAKREDEEVPPTLPPRPADLDAELCKVPSQGQPTYSTSLDVGGDYEELPEPSDYCDITSGGADYEELPAPLGNDFGGDGGEDYEVILPQEPRQSQPHPGIVDGTYGGQSPGICAVALYDYQGDGDDEISFDPDDTITHIEMVDEGWWRGQCHGRVGLFPANYVKLLQ, encoded by the exons AtgtggaaagcagctgtgggACACAACGTGTCAGTGAAAGTGGAGGCTCAGGGAGACGACTGGGACACGGACCCTGATTTCGTG AACGACATCTCCGAGCGGGAGCAGCGCTGGGGAGCCAAAACCATCGAGGGCTCCGGCCGCGCCGGGCACATCGA CATCCATCAGCTGAGGAACAAGGTATCAGAGGAACATGAGGTCATCAAGAAGAGGGAGCTGGAGACCGGCCCCAAGGCATCCTATGGCTATGGGGGCAAATTTGGAACAGAGCAAGACCGAATGGATAAG TGCGCAGTGGGACACGAGTACGTTGCAGATGTTGGGAAGCACTCCTCCCAGACTGACGCAGCCCGGGGCTTTGGTGGCAAGTTTGGGGTCCAGCGGGACCGAGCAGACAAG TCAGCACTGGGCTTTGAATACAAGGGTGAGGTGGAGAAACACTCGTCCCAGAAAG ATTACTCCAAGGGCTTTGGTGGCCGTTACGGAGTGGAAAGGGACAAGGTGGACAAAGCAGCTGTGGGATTTGACTACAAGAGCCAGGCAGAGAAGCATGACTCTCAGAAAG actATTCTGTGGGCTTTGGTGGGAAGTTTGGGGTCCAGAGGGATCGTCAGGACAAGAACGCCTTTGGCTGGGACCATCAGGAAGAAGTGCAGCCCCACGCATCCCAAAGAG ACTAtgccaaaggatttggaggtCGTTATGGGGTCCAGAAAGATAGAGTGGATAAG AGTGCTGCTGGCTTTGATGAGATGgcagctcccacctcctcctATGAGAAAACAAGACCCCTGGAGGCAG GAGCTTCCAGTGGCACCAGCAGCCTGCGGTCCCGGTTTGAGCACATGGCCAGGTCggcagaggaggggagcagcaggcaggcagaggaggagcgGGGCAGGCGGCAGGCCCGGGAGCACCGGGCGCCTCAGCAGCAG GAAGCCAAAAGGGAGGATGAGGAAGTACCACCCACTTTGCCACCAAGGCCAGCAGATCTGGATGCAGAGCTGTGCAAGGTCcccagccagggccagcccaCCTACAGTACAAGTTTGGATGTTGGTGGGGACTATGAGGAGCTGCCCGAGCCCTCTGACTACTGTGACATTACCAGTGGAGGTGCTGACTatgaggagctgccagccccgctgGGAAATGACTTTGGAGGAGATGGAGGTGAAGACTACGAGGTGATCCTTCCTCAGGAGCCCAGACAGAGCCAGCCCCACCCGG GGATCGTGGATGGTACTTACGGGGGGCAGAGCCCCGGGATCTGTGCAGTGGCTCTCTACGATTACCAAGGAG ATGGAGATGATGAGATTTCTTTTGATCCTGATGACACAATCACGCACATTGAGATGGTGGATGAAGGCTGGTGGCGGGGACAGTGCCACGGCAGAGTCGGCCTCTTCCCAGCAAATTATGTGAAGCTTCTGCAATGA
- the LOC134550487 gene encoding hematopoietic lineage cell-specific protein-like isoform X1, whose protein sequence is MWKAAVGHNVSVKVEAQGDDWDTDPDFVNDISEREQRWGAKTIEGSGRAGHIDIHQLRNKVSEEHEVIKKRELETGPKASYGYGGKFGTEQDRMDKCAVGHEYVADVGKHSSQTDAARGFGGKFGVQRDRADKSALGFEYKGEVEKHSSQKDYSKGFGGRYGVERDKVDKAAVGFDYKSQAEKHDSQKDYSVGFGGKFGVQRDRQDKNAFGWDHQEEVQPHASQRDYAKGFGGRYGVQKDRVDKSAAGFDEMAAPTSSYEKTRPLEAGASSGTSSLRSRFEHMARSAEEGSSRQAEEERGRRQAREHRAPQQQQEIPPREKEPTGAAPPAMPARVPGSTAGDQPVSPREQEAKREDEEVPPTLPPRPADLDAELCKVPSQGQPTYSTSLDVGGDYEELPEPSDYCDITSGGADYEELPAPLGNDFGGDGGEDYEVILPQEPRQSQPHPGIVDGTYGGQSPGICAVALYDYQGDGDDEISFDPDDTITHIEMVDEGWWRGQCHGRVGLFPANYVKLLQ, encoded by the exons AtgtggaaagcagctgtgggACACAACGTGTCAGTGAAAGTGGAGGCTCAGGGAGACGACTGGGACACGGACCCTGATTTCGTG AACGACATCTCCGAGCGGGAGCAGCGCTGGGGAGCCAAAACCATCGAGGGCTCCGGCCGCGCCGGGCACATCGA CATCCATCAGCTGAGGAACAAGGTATCAGAGGAACATGAGGTCATCAAGAAGAGGGAGCTGGAGACCGGCCCCAAGGCATCCTATGGCTATGGGGGCAAATTTGGAACAGAGCAAGACCGAATGGATAAG TGCGCAGTGGGACACGAGTACGTTGCAGATGTTGGGAAGCACTCCTCCCAGACTGACGCAGCCCGGGGCTTTGGTGGCAAGTTTGGGGTCCAGCGGGACCGAGCAGACAAG TCAGCACTGGGCTTTGAATACAAGGGTGAGGTGGAGAAACACTCGTCCCAGAAAG ATTACTCCAAGGGCTTTGGTGGCCGTTACGGAGTGGAAAGGGACAAGGTGGACAAAGCAGCTGTGGGATTTGACTACAAGAGCCAGGCAGAGAAGCATGACTCTCAGAAAG actATTCTGTGGGCTTTGGTGGGAAGTTTGGGGTCCAGAGGGATCGTCAGGACAAGAACGCCTTTGGCTGGGACCATCAGGAAGAAGTGCAGCCCCACGCATCCCAAAGAG ACTAtgccaaaggatttggaggtCGTTATGGGGTCCAGAAAGATAGAGTGGATAAG AGTGCTGCTGGCTTTGATGAGATGgcagctcccacctcctcctATGAGAAAACAAGACCCCTGGAGGCAG GAGCTTCCAGTGGCACCAGCAGCCTGCGGTCCCGGTTTGAGCACATGGCCAGGTCggcagaggaggggagcagcaggcaggcagaggaggagcgGGGCAGGCGGCAGGCCCGGGAGCACCGGGCGCCTCAGCAGCAG CAGGAAATCCCTCCGAGAGAGAAGGAGCccactggggcagcccctcCAGCCATGCCAGCAAGGGTACCCGGGAGCACTGCTGGGGACCAGCCCGTGTCACCACGAGAGCag GAAGCCAAAAGGGAGGATGAGGAAGTACCACCCACTTTGCCACCAAGGCCAGCAGATCTGGATGCAGAGCTGTGCAAGGTCcccagccagggccagcccaCCTACAGTACAAGTTTGGATGTTGGTGGGGACTATGAGGAGCTGCCCGAGCCCTCTGACTACTGTGACATTACCAGTGGAGGTGCTGACTatgaggagctgccagccccgctgGGAAATGACTTTGGAGGAGATGGAGGTGAAGACTACGAGGTGATCCTTCCTCAGGAGCCCAGACAGAGCCAGCCCCACCCGG GGATCGTGGATGGTACTTACGGGGGGCAGAGCCCCGGGATCTGTGCAGTGGCTCTCTACGATTACCAAGGAG ATGGAGATGATGAGATTTCTTTTGATCCTGATGACACAATCACGCACATTGAGATGGTGGATGAAGGCTGGTGGCGGGGACAGTGCCACGGCAGAGTCGGCCTCTTCCCAGCAAATTATGTGAAGCTTCTGCAATGA